A window of the Oncorhynchus mykiss isolate Arlee chromosome 15, USDA_OmykA_1.1, whole genome shotgun sequence genome harbors these coding sequences:
- the LOC110489948 gene encoding macrophage mannose receptor 1 gives MASSPSLAVLLCLMHALRCTAEIDSSSFLIYNQDHNKCVVAVSANQVTVAPCDHTSQNQQFRWASQSRLLSISLKLCLGAQDLKDWVKVLLFPCDEKSELQYWQCKNETLFGLKDKALHLNYGNRNEKNMMIYQGSGSWSCWKMYGTQKDLCSKGYQEVFTLGGNAFGSPCQFPFQFGEKWYAECTPQGRSDGQLWCATETDYNKAKKWGFCPSKSSSGWDSDPVTGVLYQRNTQSVLTWHQARKSCQQQGADLLSIVELHEQTYISGLTNILGTSLWIGLNSLDFEAGWQWSNGNPFRYLNWAPGHPSTEPGLSCATLNAGKASKWETNECSKKLGYICRKGNSTALASAPIVGKDQPTFCTSHWIPYAGHCYYLQRTKKMWRDALAACHKDGGDLASIHNIEEQSFIISQSGYTATDELWIGLNDQRNALLFEWTDRSHVTFSHWQTGEPSHGANLQEDCVLIRGKDGKWADNLCEKTYGYMCKKKASTKPVAGAPEEDSPGCKLGWIRYGSYCYKVGSETKTFDEAKQTCQQSDSILVEVADRYENAFLVSLVGLRPEKYFWSGLSNMADIDTFKWTTSSEVKFTHFNVGMPDRKQGCVAMTTGMFAGLWDVVSCSNKEKYICKKMAEGVTSTMAPPTTPALSCPSGWSPAAKRNVCYKLYRKETANKKSWSEAREFCKAIGGDLMSIHSATDLNSSPYHSSDAAWIGLSNLDPSAGFVWADGSAFSYENWGFGEPNDYNDNEKCTEVQFYFGRHWNDRHCDAYNDWICEIRKGVTPKPHPTQVEPVYNTTKDGWIEYNDTQYFFNTENLPMDEAREFCKKNFGDLVVITAESERKFIWKQISRGSEGQYYIGMTVGLDKSFSWLDGSPVVFTAWDQNEPNFANNDENCVTIYKSMGYWNDINCGVELASICKRTTRFTNTTMAPTTVPKGGCAPEWIAFQGKCYKFIGDSDKKPWQEARTYCINQGGNLASVLSENEQAFLTTQMLGNPQDIWIGLNDINWEMRFLWTEGRGVSYTNWAKGHPTSVPDGRYSFMEEVFDCVVLVGSSQKQTGMWKVEDCLVSRGFICKRNIDSQIVVPATTESTKTFYKLGNDSFKLVVQKMNWDEARRQCKADDAEMASILNPITQAFITMQIQKYNGPMWIGLNNNLTEGHFKWVDNWPLSYTKWGVDEPKNNIACVYMDTDAKWKTGDCSNTYSSLCKRSPDIAPSQPPQLPGNCPEPKKRKTWVPFRGYCYAFLNSVVDNWAHATVECLRMGASLVSVEDPLEASFIQKNLELLQDGSKSFWIGMHKSHEGDWMWIDNSVVDYTNWKQGMPKSGEQCVEIQSDSGLWSTNSCNRYKSYICKTAKVITPTEKQPVAAPLVEEATHGYAGIAVAVVLVIITVVGLGAFLLRKRMPTPVLGECTFDNTLYFNNPIRPTATVDTKGLVANIEQNETA, from the exons ATGGCATCCAGTCCATCCCTCGCTGTGCTCCTGTGCCTTATGCATGCTCTGCGCTGCACTGCTGAGATAG ACAGCAGCTCCTTCCTGATCTACAACCAGGATCACAACAAGTGTGTGGTGGCGGTGAGCGCCAATCAAGTCACAGTGGCTCCCTGTGACCACACGTCCCAGAACCAGCAATTCCGCTGGGCCTCACAGTCTCGTCTCCTCAGCATCTCCCTGAAGCTCTGCCTGGGGGCTCAGGACCTGAAGGACTGGGTCAAGGTGCTGCTCTTCCCCTGTGATGAGAAGAGCGAGCTCCAGTACTGGCAGTGTAAGAACGAGACCCTGTTCGGCCTCAAAGACAAGGCGCTGCACTTAAACTATGGCAACCGCAACGAGAAGAATATGATGATCTACCAGGGATCTGGGTCTTGGAGCTGTTGGAAGATGTATGGTACTCAGAAAGACCTCTGCTCCAAGGGCTACCAAG AGGTGTTCACACTAGGGGGGAATGCCTTTGGAAGTCCCTGCCAGTTCCCCTTTCAGTTTGGGGAGAAGTGGTATGCTGAGTGCACTCCGCAGGGGCGCTCAGATGGACAGCTCTGGTGCGCCACAGAGACAGATTACAATAAAGCCAAGAAGTGGGGCTTCTGTCCCTCGAAAT CGTCCTCAGGATGGGACAGTGACCCAGTGACAGGTGTCCTGTACCAGAGGAACACCCAGTCTGTGTTGACTTGGCACCAGGCGAGGAAGAGCTGCCAGCAGCAAGGAGCCGACCTGCTCAGTATAGTAGAGCTCCACGAGCAGACCTACATCTCAG GGTTGACCAATATCCTGGGCACATCTCTGTGGATTGGACTGAATAGCCTAGACTTTGAGGCTGGATGGCAGTGGagcaatggaaacccattcaGATATTTAAACTGGGCCCCAG GACATCCATCAACTGAACCCGGGCTCAGCTGTGCAACCCTGAATGCTGGCAAGGCCTCGAAATGGGAGACCAATGAATGTTCCAAGAAGCTGGGATATATCTGTCGCAAAGGAAACTCCACTGCTCTGGCCTCTGCCCCTATAG TAGGGAAAGATCAGCCCACCTTCTGCACCAGTCACTGGATTCCCTATGCAGGCCACTGCTACTACCTACAACGTACCAAGAAGATGTGGAGGGATGCCCTGGCCGCCTGCCACAAAGATGGAGGGGACCTGGCCAGCATCCACAACATAGAAGAACAAAGCTTCATCATCTCTCAGTCAGGATATA CGGCCACAGATGAGCTGTGGATCGGCCTGAATGACCAAAGGAACGCATTGCTGTTTGAGTGGACCGACCGATCCCATGTGACATTCAGCCACTGGCAGACAGGGGAGCCCTCTCACGGTGCCAACCTCCAGGAGGACTGTGTCCTGATCAGAGGAAAG GATGGGAAGTGGgctgataatttgtgtgagaagACCTACGGGTACATGTGTAAGAAAAAGGCCTCCACCAAACCGGTGGCAGGTGCCCCGGAGGAAGATAGTCCAGGATGTAAGCTG GGCTGGATCCGGTATGGTTCTTACTGCTACAAAGTTGGATCagaaaccaaaacatttgatgAGGCCAAGCAGACCTGCCAGCAGAGTGACTCAATCCTGGTGGAAGTGGCTGACAG GTATGAAAATGCCTTCCTGGTCAGTTTGGTGGGTTTGAGGCCGGAGAAGTACTTCTGGAGTGGACtttccaacatggcggatatagaCACGTTCAAGTGGACTACCAGTTCGGAGGTCAAGTTCACCCACTTCAACGTGGGCATGCCAG ACAGAAAACAAGGCTGCGTAGCTATGACAACTGGAATGTTTGCTGGTCTGTGGGATGTGGTCAGCTGCAGCAACAAGGAGAAGTACATCTGTAAGAAAATGGCGGAGGGCGTCACATCAACAATGGCTCCTCCCACCACCCCGGCACTGAGCTGTCCTTCTGGGTGGTCACCTGCTGCTAAAAGGAATGTCTGTTACAAG CTTTACAGAAAAGAGACTGCAAACAAGAAGTCATGGTCAGAGGCGCGGGAATTCTGCAAGGCCATTGGTGGTGATCTGATGAGCATTCACAGTGCCACAGACCTGAACAGCTCTCC GTATCATTCCTCTGATGCAGCCTGGATCGGCCTCAGCAATCTGGATCCCTCCGCAGGTTTCGTCTGGGCTGACGGATCAGCA TTCAGCTATGAGAATTGGGGATTTGGAGAACCAAACGACTACAACGATAATGAAAAATGCACAGAGGTCCAGTTTTACTTCGGACGCCATTGGAATGATCGACACTGTGATGCCTACAATGACTGGATTTGCGAGATTCGCAAAG GGGTTACCCCAAAGCCCCATCCCACTCAAGTTGAGCCAG TGTACAACACTACAAAGGACGGCTGGATTGAGTACAACGACACTCAGTATTTCTTCAACACTGAGAATCTCCCCATGGACGAGGCGAGAGAATTCTGTAAAAAGAACTTTGGTGACCTGGTGGTCATCActgcagagagcgagaggaagttTATATGGAAACAG ATATCTAGAGGATCCGAGGGACAATATTACATTGGAATGACCGTTGGTTTGGATAAGTCTTTTAG CTGGTTGGATGGGTCTCCTGTTGTGTTTACCGCATGGGATCAAAACGAACCCAACTTCGCCAACAATGATGAGAACTGTGTGACGATATACAAGAGTATGG GGTACTGGAATGACATCAACTGTGGCGTAGAGCTGGCCTCCATTTGTAAAAGAACCACCAGATTCACTAACACGACCATGGCCCCCACCACTGTACCCAAGGGAGGATGTGCCCCAGAATGGATTGCTTTCCAGGGGAAG TGCTACAAATTCATTGGAGACAGCGATAAGAAGCCGTGGCAGGAGGCCAGGACCTACTGCATTAACCAGGGAGGGAACCTGGCCTCTGTCCTTAGCGAGAACGAGCAAG CGTTCCTTACCACCCAGATGCTTGGGAATCCCCAGGACATTTGGATAGGTCTGAACGACATCAACTGGGAGATGCGCTTCCTATGGACGGAGGGGAGAGGGGTTTCCTATACCAACTGGGCAAAAGGGCATCCAACGTCAGTGCCAGACGGAAGATATTCATTTATGGAAGAG GTGTTTGACTGTGTGGTTCTGGTGGGCAGCTCTCAAAAACAGACAGGAATGTGGAAGGTCGAGGACTGCTTAGTATCCCGTGGTTTTATCTGCAAAAGGAATATTG ATTCTCAGATTGTGGTCCCTGCCACCACAGAGTCAACGAAGACATTCTACAAGCTGGGAAATGACTCCTTCAAACTGGTGGTCCAGAAGATGAACTGGGACGAGGCCCGGAGGCAATGTAAAGCAGACGATGCAGAGATGGCTAGCATCCTGAACCCCATCACCCAGGCCTTCATCACAATGCAGATCCAAAAATACAATGGGCCCATGTGGATTGGCCTCAACAACAATTTG actgAAGGGCATTTTAAGTGGGTGGATAACTGGCCTCTATCTTACACCAAATGGGGCGTAGATGAGCCAAAGAACAATATTGCCTGTGTTTACATGGATACAGACGCCAAGTGGAAGACAGGCGACTGTAGTAACACCTACTCCTCACTGTGCAAGAGATCACCAG ACATAGCCCCCAGCCAGCCCCCTCAGCTCCCTGGCAACTGCCCCGAGCCCAAGAAACGCAAGACGTGGGTTCCCTTCAGGGGTTACTGCTACGCCTTCCTCAACTCTGTGGTGGACAACTGGGCCCACGCCACTGTGGAATGTCTCCGAATGG GAGCATCCCTGGTGAGTGTCGAGGATCCCTTGGAGGCCAGCTTCATCCAGAAGAACCTTGAGCTACTGCAGGATGGATCCAAGTCATTCTGGATTGGCATGCACAAGAGCCACGAAG GTGACTGGATGTGGATTGACAACAGTGTGGTGGACTATACCAACTGGAAACAAGGGATGCCAAAGAGTGGAGAACAATGTGTGGAGATCCAGTCTGATAGTGGTCTTTGGAGCACTAACAGCTGCAACCGGTACAAGTCGTACATCTGCAAAACAGCCAAAG TCATCACACCAACAGAGAAGCAACCAGTTGCTG CTCCCCTAGTGGAGGAAGCTACCCATGGTTATGCCGGCATCGCTGTGGCAGTCGTCTTGGTGATAATCACAGTGGTAGGACTCGGTGCCTTCCTACTCCGCAAACGGATGCCTACCCCCGTCCTGGGAGAGTGTACTTTCGACAACACCTTGTACTTCAACAACCCCATCCGCCCAACAGCCACTGTGGACACCAAGGGCCTGGTGGCCAACATAGAGCAGAACGAAACAGCTTAG